DNA from Hypanus sabinus isolate sHypSab1 chromosome 16, sHypSab1.hap1, whole genome shotgun sequence:
GATGCATAATCAGTACCATCTACCCATCGCCAATTCCCTTCTTCGACAATGTCATGGAGTCCAATCCAATAGTCAAGATTCACATTCATCCGGATATATTCCTGCAAATATATAGTAATATATTCATTCGCATGGCCAGATGCCTGTGTTCCTGGCAGAACTAATTTAATTGCTCAAAGTCGTCATTCCAGTCGGGATTCTCACACAAAAGTTTCTTTGTTGGACAAGTGCCCTGTTAAAGCACAGAATCTTGTGTTCCGTTAATGTAAAAAGAACTGCAATTAATCCTAGGATCCGGCATCCTCAAATCAATTAGACACGGGCCAGTGAGTGAAACCGCTCCCTGGGTCAAACACTCCTGATTTCTTCATTTCTGTTTAGGAAGAACACTCATGTCTTCTCACTCCATTACGTCACGCTGGGCAATAACAAACTGATATAGGGACAGACAAGCATTTTTTCATATTTACCCAAGACTGTTGTCATCATCAAATTGGCCCTGCTGCGAGGCAGTATGAGCTCAAGCCAATAACTTCCTTGTTTTATCTGTCCTTCAGCACTTGTCCAAACTACACGTcgttcacactgagggacgagAGTAAAACTTTACTTTCTCTCGTAGATAATCAACCACAAACGGTTCAGGGTGATGTATGTACATCACGCTCATGATATATGACGATGTACGTAAGTGAACTCCTATACCGCAACCCAGATTTTACCTCAGTCCCATGACGACACACAGATGCGAAAGTTAAAATCAGCAAATGAGCATGTACTCAGGAATAACACACTCAATGTGTTTCTATGAATTTTTGCGGCAGCTCGCTGTTCCAAGTGTTGAGACATACTTCTGAACATTGTGATCATTGTCTTCTAGTGTCTGCAAGTTTGTCGGATCATGCCCGAATATAAATCAATATCCTTGAAAGAAATTTAAGTCTGGACCTTAAGGAAGGTGGCAAAGTTATTCCATGCCACAAATCCAGTCTTGTACTGATCATGATTATTCGGATTATCACTGAGCAGGGATAGACGATTGGGGCGTTACGACATTCGGCACTACGTTCAGGTCTATTTTGCCCCTTTCTGCGGAGAGAATTTGGAGGTATCTTTCTCCCGACCCCAGCCTTCCAGGCTGAATGGACGACTAGGAAAAACTGCTGATGAAGAGGACTGGAATGGTACGGGGAGGCAGATATCAGAAAGGAACGGTATTAGAGACTGAGATATTACAGACAGTgagattttcttcttttttctgggACATGAAAGACCTGATTAAGGGGAAATTAATACTATTGGTATAGGCGTGGAAATTCGCTGATCTCCAGCTTTGGCTTGGAAACGCCTCGAGACAGATGAACCATAGAGCTGTCCAATGTTTGTCTCCAAGCAATCTGCAGCCTTGCTTTTGCAATCTTCATTCTCGTGGTTTAAAACGAAAATCTGATGATGCATATTTGCCAAAGAACAtccaaattccagagagtatgtTTCCTCTGCAATATCCAAACAATATTCCCATCATTCACTGTTATATCAGAAAGAACCTCATGTGTGTTCGGGGATGCTTTTCCTGTGCAGATTCAGATGACTATCATGTTCACTCGCATTTCCCAGTCACGATATCAATCGACGATTCTGCTGTTCATCTCTGTTTCATCTCACAGTTCTCTGCTCACTGCAATGTTTTGGATGCCCTTCAAAGACCCACAGATTTAATTACAGGAAACTGTATCTGTTTTTCCGCTGACCCACAGGAGCAAGACTTAGGGTGGGGATTAGGATGGGAGGTGTAAGAGGGAAGTGGGTCATGTGCGGCTTTAGCAAAGTACATAGGTGTCACCATATATAGAACCAttgaacactacggcacagtacagccccttcagcgctccatgttgtgccgacccatataatccttaaacataagtactaaacccacactaccccattaccctccatttctctttcatccatgtgcctgtccaagaggctcttaaatatccctaatattttagcctccaccaccctccccagcaagtcattccaggcactcacaaccctctgtgtgaaaaacttacctctgatgtctcccctaaactttcctctcttaattttgtacatatgccctctggtgtttgctgttggtgccctgcaaaacaggtactgactatccaccctatctatgcctctcataatcttgtacacctcaatcaagtcccctctcattcttctacgctccaaagagaaaagtcccaactctgctaaccttgcttcatattacttgttctccaatccaggcaacatcctggtaaatctcctctgcaccctctccgtggcttccacatccttcctatgatgaagtgaccagaactgaacacaatactctaagtgcggtctcaccagatatttgtagagttgcaacatgacctctctactcttgaactcaattcccttgttaatgaagcctagcatgcCATAGGCCTTTTCAACTAACATGACAcggagattcgttttcttgcagacattcgtAGTAAATATAAGAAACACAATCAAATCAATGACACACTACCCACAACAGAACAGATGAACAATCAAAATGCAAAATACAAAAAGATGTGcaattttaaaaacaaaacaatacaaattattgtttttattattttttctcggATCCAGCTGGTAAAACCTGGGGTACGGACATAGCCAAGCATGCTCATGTGTCAAATGCTCGGATGTTTTCCACTATCCTAGTGTTGTTTAGTTTTGTGGCTTTCTAAAGATATACAGAGATATGCAGTGTAGTTCTAATTTTTTACTGTTGTTGTGCAGTGAgcttgggatgataccagttgtgtATATTACTAGTGTGACAATGTATACCGTGtttatgttccaaagtctttcagcttcttttaattcagcatatttttgATGCTTTCACTTTTTGATTTCTGTTCGTAATGTGtgcttggaatggctatatctattaaataagttgttcttacttgtttatcctgtattataaTAAGCGGACAGATGTTATGGATTGTGTTATCTATAATAATGGattagtcataatataatttgcgGTATTCTGACTGAAATTGGATCTGGGGTGTATCTACAGTAAGTTGTAATtacttttatgagtttgtattttgaaGCAAGGTTTTGACAAATGATGTTTGCCATTTGTTTGTGCCCGTGTAAGTGATCAGATTGTGTTAAACCGCTGCGGGATCCTGTAATGAGCTGAATTGTTTCTGATATTtattggcattttctacatttaccaTCTTGAAGTTATGGGCCTTTTATTAGAtattttagagagagagagagggagagagagagagggagagagagagagagagagagagagagagagagagagagagagagagagagagagagagagagagagagggagagagagagagagagagagagagagagagagagagagagagagagagagagagagagagagggagagagagagagagagggagagagagggagagagagagagagagagagagagagagaatgtgtgtgtgtgtgtgtgtgtgtgtatttgtgtgtgttttgttgttAACCTCCATGCTCTGCATTGCCACAAGAAACCCTTTTATTTTGTGTAGAAGTATCAAACTTTGAGCCAGGCATTTGAcacttccttgtcgacatctgGTCGGCTCGGAATGTGGGGATATCATCCATGGAGGATCATGCTCCTTCAATGGCTAACTTTTTTTCAATCgtgataatgtcttcatttttattggttgtgctctcatttaaaTTTGGTGGTGTACATTTCGTACAAGAATTGTATGTGCTTGGGTGATGAACTGATTTCTGCCTTCGTTATAGAAGTGTATCCTTAGAAATTCTGTTTGACAGTTGTGTAGATTTTAATGTGTTATTCCTCTTCTTCATCCGGGGCTAGGTAATGTTAATCTAAACACATTCGAATATACATAACATTTTTTGAAATTTGTCATTTCGgttcttatttttttttttgttgattttCCGGATTGGTTTCACACCAAGGTACAAGACAAATTAATACATTAGTATAGATATAGCAAAAGTGTTTGTTGCATTGGCTATCTTTTTACTGTAGTACTCTGCTTGGCAGATTATCTTAAacccttgaagtaaattctggcAAAGGCTTTTCCTTTATTACACTATGATCTATTTCTGTCCAGGTGATAAATTATGCTTCATATTCATCAATCAGTTGTAGTCTATCATGCTACTATCTATGTATAGTAATGTATTCTAtcatgttttatattctattaaaTCTATTGCATCTTTCTTTATGTTTATTGTTCTAAATTTATtgagattattattattattattattattattattatcatcatcatcatcatcatcatcaggttttttttcttcagctcttgctggtaaaacctgagacaCGGGCATAACCAAGCACGTCCATTCTCATTTGCTCGGAACGCTTGGACTGTTCTAGTGGTATTTGGtactgtggctttctgaagattttcaTAGATATTACTGTGCAGGAATATTTGTTTAATCCTATTCTGTACTGCCTTTGGGATTACACCacttgtagatattactatcaggaCAATGTGTATCTTGCTTCTGTTCTGCAGActttcaattttctcttttaattcagcatacttCTCATGTCTTTcccattgatttctgtatgttctaTGTGTTTCAATTGGCTATATCTATCAAATAAGTTGTTCGTTCTTATTTATACAGTATAGTAGTATAATATCCAGATGGTAATTTTGGATTCATCGGTCAAAATATTATTTGTTGTATTCGGATTCTATCTCTAGCCTCTCTAAGCATTCTCTGCATTTATCATCCTAGCTCTGTTGGATTTTTACTATATATTTCGATAATTCTTCGTACTAACCACCTATTCCTCTATTGTAATTTAAATAGTTCTTTAGTGATGCATAGAAGTATAGGACACTAGTCTTAACTGAAAGCATAACCCATAAAAGTGAAGAAATTTTTActacagaagaaaaagttaaccaatggaagagcaggaCCCTCCAAAGATGATATCGACAGGAATAGACTTGCCGTCGACAAGAAATGTCAAACTACTGGGTTAGAGTTGGAGACCTCGCCTCAGAAACAGAGATGTTCCTTGTGGCATTAAAGGATCAGGCGTTTAACCCAAAAGATGATCAAATATACATAATAATGCACAAACAAAGTCAAACCAATAAATCCAGCATACCACAGGATCCTGTAGTAGAGTAATTCCATCTGATTAGTTAGGCAAGTACGATTGGCAAacaattcaccaaaatcttgattTAAAATACAGACTCATTAAAGACACCATACCTTAATATAAATATTATAAATACATGCCTGTTCCTGTTTTAGAGTCAGCGTCAAACAAATGATATTATTTCTGATTaccaggataaacaagcaaataTAACTTTCTCATACACTAAGTAAATCCAAACAAACGTAACATACAAAAATCAACATGTGAAAAACACCAGCATGATGCTGAATTAACTGAAGGTGACCACGATAGAAATATTACTGTTGTCCGAAAAATAACATCTTCAGCTGATATGGTTACAATGTCACTGCATAAGACTATGAAATTATTAGGCCTTCACGGCATTATAAATATTGATGTAATTCTCAGAAAAGCAAACATACTAAGCAGAACTGTAATAATAGAAAAGTtcccagcaattgagaaatgacctGTGCTTGGCTATGCCGTCAGTTTATCCCAGATTGAGCAGAGAAAAAGTAAaattagcaataataataaataagcaataaatatcgaaaacAGGAGGTGTTGATCCCTTGAAAATCAGTCCATAGAGTTTGGTAATAGTTTGATGTGGTTCAAATGAGGTTCAATGAAGTTATACCCTCTAGTTAAAGTGACTGAATCCGGGGTGATAGCTatttctgaagctggtggtgtgggtcctaaggctcttgtaccttcattCCCATGGCAGGAACGAGCACTGACAAAGAATTTTTTGATGACTCCTGCCTGCAAATCACTTTCAGTTAATCCAACTAGAATAATGGTTCCTGCCATAATACATCATCAGTATCAATATCAGACAAACTTTGCTCAGAGTAACGTAGGTTTAATGACAGTGAACAACGGTATGCCCTAAATAAGGCAGAAATAGAACTAATGTAATGGTTCCTACCTGTTCCTCTCGACTGTTAATGACCACGAGGTTGGAGTCCATTGACACACAGAATTGCTGCGCTTCTTTCCAACGATTTCGAGTTGACGTAAAATAATACTCCCTTTGATTGAAGAATCGCCATGTGTTTAATGACCGGATAGGCTTCACACCTATGAAGTTATTTAAATAGAATTAAGGAACATTTGGACAATCTCAAACGCTTGGGCTTTTCCCTACCCACGTTTACACGTTGATTTTTTTCTTCAAGCAACATGCCATATCATGCTAAAGCGCTCATCGATGGTATGTTACAAACCTTGTAGGAGCCATTCCACATTGAACCTCTGGTGTCGGCCATATCTGTAAGAAATTTCCATACTCGCTAAATACATCATCGAGCTTGGGACTTTGTTATTGTTCTATAGGCAACATACTAGCCTGTAATTAAACAAAGATTTTGCATCCCTTTCCACACCAGAGCTGGCCATAAAATCTAGGATGATTTTGTTTTGCAGGACGGAGTAAACATTGGATCTTCAGAGACGCTACCCCTTACATGAGCAGTTAATCTGCCAGAAGGTCAAGAAAGCTCTAATTATCATTCTGCTGGTAATGATCATTAACACTGTAAAATCAAAACAAGGTCCAGCAATCAGAGACAACGTTCTCAGTTTTCACGTTCGGCTTGTTCACAAACCAAGATCCTGAAAAACCCTACAGTTTAGATCGTGAATACTCCATGATCTGGTTCTATGACAAAAGTTCTCTTTAACAGAGAGCGTCAAGAAGATTTCAAGTCCTTCCTCCAGTTACCTTCCATCAAAAACTTCGACTGCTTGAGCAGAGACACATCTGTCCCCACAGCTACTGCTGTGGGCTCCATCTCTCTTCTAATAGCTTCCATGCTACAAGCCCATTCGCTAACCCATCCTTCCCAATCTGGGTCACTATTCAGCCTTGGTGATGTGAAGCCCCCAAGCGAATGAAACGCGTGTAACTGAAGCAATCCGGGAGGGACCAGAATAGACACCAGAAATGTCCTCTTCTGCCTTTGAACATTGCTACTCAAATGTGTAGCAGTCGTCCCACAACCAAGGAATGAGAAGGAAACCCGATACTTATTGAGTCTGATGTCTGCTCTGTGTACCTTTGAATTCAGGAGGTCAACAACTGCACAGAATTAAATCTGTGGAAGACTGCTTGGCCCCATTATTGCTTTCttcaccacgacaaatacaaatAGAATTAGTTCTCAGATATCAGTTTAAGTCAATGGATTTGAACTGACAgtgcaataagaccataagacattggagcagaattggtTCACTGGGCGCATCGTGTCGGCTCCGCCATTCCACCACGGCTGACTTGTTATTCTTTACAATGCCCTTCTTCTGCATTCTACCCCTAAcccctaacctttgacaccttgactaaccAATAGCTTATCACATTACGCTTTAAATATTCCAAATGGTTTAGTCTCCTCAGCAGtccattgcaatgaattccatagattcatcatgcTCTGACTTTAaaaatcatctctgttctaaaagcatATCCCTCTTTTCTAGAGCTGTGTGCTCCAGTCCTGGACTCATCCACAATAGCAAACAttcgctccacatccactcttaccaGACTTgtgaatatttgataggtttcagttagATCCCCTTTATTCTTCTGAGCATCCGTGCGTACAGACCGAGAATCATCTTTTAGTTAAACCAATTTTTCGTTAAACCAAGTACCATTTAATGTCAGAACACAAAATAAATTAGCCGGGCAGAATTAGCAATCCCCAGCTTTTAATAAACAACTACAGATGAAAGTATTCAGAATATTTAACTTACTCTGCATCAGTCGAGAAATATCACTCTGCAGTTTGGCAAGTGAGCTGCTTATCATCTCAGAGTTCTCTATTACAGAAAGCGGAGCAAAGTGTTAGAACAAATTTCAAATATTCAATATGTTGCTTTTTCTCACAAATCTCAGGATTTTTGCAATTCCTGTTCCTTCCATCCCGATCACAATGATGGCTAAGTAGGTAAAATTTATAAATTGGTTTTTCATGCTGGAGAAAGAAAGCATGAATAGTTGAAATCAAATGCAGTTCATACAatatatgtgccaaagactttcaCAAATTACTCTATATTAAAGGTTTCATTCACAGAGGCAAAAACGCAGCAATGGGATTGCCTTGAGTCGATCGACCGGACCGTGTTCAGGGAACTTTTCTTTCCTAGTAGCAGCTTTAGTCACTACTCCACCACCACCGCATGGTCAATATCCCCCTCTCCAGGGGCAGCTGAAATACTCTTGTCAGTTGGGTGTAGAGAAGAGAGAAGATGTTTGCTTTTTAGTTAAACCAAGCAGTATTTAATGTCAGAACACAAAATAAATTACCTGGGCGGAATCAGCAATCCCAAATTTTTAATAAACAACTACAGATAAAAGTATTCAGATAATTTAACTTACGCTCCATCAGTCGAGTAACATCACTCTGCAGTTTCGCAAGTGAGCCGTTTGTCATTTTAGAATGCTCTATTACAGAAAGAGGAGAAAAGCGTTAGAACAAATTTCAGATATTCAATATGTTGCATTTCTTTACAAATATCGGAATTTTAGCAATTCCTATTCCTTCCATCCCTAGCACAATGATGGCTAAGTAGGTAAATTTTATGAATTGGTTTTTACTGCTGGAGAAAGAAAGCACGAATTGTTGAAATCCAAGTTAGTTTCTGAAAGGAGCGACGTCAAATTTGGGAATAGGCTGTCATTGATAGCAGAGCAACTGGATCCAGAAGCTACTAATTTAGAGATAAAGTTTCAATTCTGACGTTGTATCTAATAGTTTCTGTTCAAATTTGAATAAATCTAGAACAAAGCAATTAGCAGTAATGATAAAAAAACAACTTGTTGAAAATACAGAATGTATTGATTTCATCAGTATGGTGAGAGAAGACTATTTCGTGACCTTATTCTTTTTGTATATCTACCCGATCTGTAGCCCACTCCTTTGAAAGTGTAGTTGGAGATGCCtattcaatgccctgagcttCCGACAATCAGTACCTGTGCTCAGGGCTACATACATCACTTCTCTCCGAACATTATGTACTGCTTTAATGCAGACCTGAAAGACATTTTGTATCAAAACACAATATGTAATTATGAAAGAGGCGATCGTTCATTACTAACACAACAAATTCCTTGAATTGCCATATTGGGCATTCTGATGACATTCATAGTGTctgcatcctgagaacagattAGCAAAATAAATACGctgaaatataaaacagaaaatttgcagatgctggaaatacaagcaacacacccaaaatggtcgaggaactcagcagactaagTTTCTCGGACCGGCACGTCAACTgcattcttttccataaatgttgcctggcctgctgaattcctccaggattttgtgtgtgttgtagtaaGTTAAGTTTGATTGGCAGGTTGGGTTCCTAAATTGGTAAAAAGCCGATATTAATGTATCAGAAAGGGATTGGCAAGTGTAGATTGGTAGGGGCTATTTTGTGGCAAGAGTGTATTTGGTGTTTGGGATGTCTggaaaaagtgaaattttgaaagcaCAAAgcttgtatatggatttcagaacgCAGTGTAAAGAtaaacttggttttcaagagatatcgaAGCCCTGGCGAGTAAGACGAAGGGATGTATAGCAGGTACGGGAATTAATAGAGTGCTTATGGAATATAATAAATGCAacagaacacttaagaaataaaCCAAGTGGGCTAAAATAAGGAATGAGGTTCTACTAACAGCCAATATGAAACTGAATCCTAAGGAATTAGTTTTCTGCAAGATCAGAATGATAGTCCATGTTTGAAGCCAAGACATGAGTAAGACCTTAAATAATTTTGTACATCCGAATTTACTAAAGAGCCGGACACAGTGAttatagaaatgaggcaaagcagcatcaaattCATAGACTAATACAGCGTATAGGGGATGTGCTGCTTGTTATCCTAATTCTGATCAGAGTGAATAACTTTATAGAGCCTACAAGCTGTTCCCTCGAACCCTACGGGAaataagtgcagaaattgccggggACTGAGCAAAGTTATTTGAATCATCATTAGCGATTGAtcaggtaccagaggattggaggatagccaaagtTGATCTGGTGTTCGAGAAAAGCTCTAAAAATAAAACAGGAAGTTATAGCCCGCTGAGCCTGACGTAAGTAATAgtaaagttattggaaggcatttGAGGGATCAGATACGTATGTATTTGGATAGACTTGGACTGATTAACAATATTCAGCAAGGTTTCATGTGTGATAGGGAATGTCTAATGagtcttgtagagtttttcgaggatgttacAAGGGATATTTATAATGTTAAGGTAGTAGATGTTATTTACATAGACTTTAGTAAGGAATTTGTCAAGGTGCGGCATGGGGTTTGGTCCAGAAGGTTCTGCCAATTCCTTCcgagatgaagtagtaaattggattaggctttggatttgtgggagaagacagagtgtGGTAGTAGATAGTTTTCCTTTTTCACTGGAGCTCTGGGTCCaaagttgtttgtcatctacaataTATAAACTgcttggatgataatgtggtcaacttgatcagcaaatttgcagaagacTCCAAGATCAGGAGTAGACAATGAAGAAGGCTAATATAGCTTGCAACGGGATTTGCACCAGCTGGAAAAACTGgctgaaaatggcaaatggaacttAATATGgacaagtgtgagctgttgcTCTTCAGTTGGACTAAGCAAGATAGCCCttccacagtgaatggcagggcaagaAGAGTGTGGTAGCACAAAGGGTCCTTTG
Protein-coding regions in this window:
- the LOC132405871 gene encoding hepatic lectin-like, producing MFFSQVGADAKDMDPSNNYELTEDSFQLGKWKTGFRGPRAEPIQGKFFPWIICALLIVSLLMSVVTLGIVVKLKHSKMTNGSLAKLQSDVTRLMEQNSEMISSSLAKLQSDISRLMQSVKPIRSLNTWRFFNQREYYFTSTRNRWKEAQQFCVSMDSNLVVINSREEQEYIRMNVNLDYWIGLHDIVEEGNWRWVDGTDYASNVKFWERGQPNVHEEFEEDCVVVSGNGLWHDWPCDSMHFAICEKTAA